AAGGTAATTAGTTGAAGATAGTTTTTATCAAGCGGGAAGCGTATTCATTTATTTCAGGGGATGTTACAGTATTTACATGAAAAGTAAACGCTTTATATATGACAAATGGAGGCAAGCAATAATGAAAATGATGTCAGGAAAAATGCTTGGAATGGCCTGCCTGGTGGCCTTAAGCGCAACACTTGCAGGCTGCGGAGACAGTGGAACAACATCAACAGCTACAACATCGCCTGCTGGAGCAGAGACTCAGACGGCCAAGCCAGCCGATTCTGGTAAGCAGGTTACACTTCGATTCTCTTGGTGGGGTTCCGATGTGAGGCATAAAGCAACTTTGGCTGCAATTGACGCATACACCAAGCTGAATCCCAATGTAAAAATAGAAGGTGAATACCAAGGCTACGATGGTTATCAGCAGAAGATCATGACACAAATTGCTGGCGGCTCCGCTCCTGATATTATGCAGCTCGATTATCCCTGGTTATCGGATTTATCGGCGCAAGGGGACATTTTCGTGGATCTAAGCAAGGAGTCTGCGGTTGACCTGACACAGTTCCCTAAAAAGATTTTAGATGAGTATGATTCCGTCAAAGGCAAGCTGGTTTCCCTGCCGATGGGAACGAACGGTTTCGGAACGATGATCAATAAAGCATTCTTTGATAAAAATGGTTTGGATAAGAATACACAATGGACATGGGAGAAACTGATTGAGGAGGGAGAGAAGCTCAATCAGAAGAGCAAGAATCAATTTTTGTTCGCGATCGAGCCAGGGACTACGACGGGCGGTCTGGGCGAGTTCGTATTGAATGAGTATTTGTATTCGAAGAACGGCACCTACTGGGTGTCCAACGATCCGGCGATTAAAGCGTCCAAAGAGGATATTGCACAAGGCTTATCGGTGATGAAAAAGTTATTCGACAGCGGTGCTGCGCAGCCATTGGGTGACGCTGCGCTGTTCAGCGGCAAGATGGAGCAGAATCCGAAATGGGTCAATGCCGAAATGGGCATGACGCTGGATTGGTCTTCGACAGTAGGCAAATATAAAGCGGCTGCGGGAGACGGCAAGTTTGCGGTAGGTATGCCGATCTTTGCCAAGGATGGCAAAGCACAAGCGGTGAAAACGAAGCCGTCGATGATTGTGTCGGTGAATAAAAAATCGGCAAATGCTCAGGAAGCTGTGAAGTTTGTCAACTGGCTGCTAAACAGTAAAGACGCCTCCTTGATTCTGCTCGATACGCGTTCAATCCCAACTTCCGATAGTGCAAAAAAAGCACTTGTTGAGGCGAATAAAATCGATTCGGATATCGCCAAAATGGTAGATAGCGCCCTGAAGAATCCAGCTTCTTCACCTCCGACCGTTCAAAATAACCCAGAAGTTGCGGATATTATTCGCGATATTTGCGAGAAGGTCGTATACGGCAATCTAACACCGGACAAAGGCGCTGAGCAGCTTATGCAGCGTGTGCAGGATAAATTTAAAGATATCAAGTAAGGTAAGGTGAAATAATGAACGTCAGCCTAAGCAAAATCGCCAAACGCAATGTAGGGCTGCTGTATATTGCACCTTGGTTAATCGGATTTCTCGTGCTGCAGCTGTATCCCTTTGGTGCATCCCTAATGTACTCGTTTACGAATTACAGTATTACGAACGTCCCTAAGTTCGTCGGACTGGATAATTATATAGCGATGTTTACAAAGGATAACAACTTTTACAAATCGCTCTCGACCACGATCGCGTATGTCTTTATCTCAGTTCCGATGAAGCTCATCTTCGCACTTATGGTGGCCTTGCTTTTAAACGTTAAGCTCAAAATGGTCAATCTGTATCGCACACTATTCTACTTGCCTTCCATTCTGGGGGGCAGTGTAGCGGTATCCATTTTATGGCGGTTTCTATTCATGAAGGAGGGGATGGTGAACCGGCTGTTGGACACGGTGCACTTGCCGGCCATTAATTGGCTGGGCAGCCCCAAGATTGCATTGTTCACGCTGAGCCTGCTCTCGGTCTGGCAATTTGGTTCTTCGATGGTTCTGTTCCTTGCAGGGCTTAAACAAGTGCCATCGGAATTGTACGAAGCAGGTCGAGTAGACGGGGCCTCTAAATTCCGCATGTTTTTCACGATCACGCTGCCACTGATTACACCTATCGTATTTTTTAATATCATTATGCAATTGGTGAATGCGTTCCAAGACTTCACAGGTGCTTTCGTTGTAACGAACGGCGGGCCTATGAACTCTACCTACTTGTTTGCACTCAAGCTGTACGATGAAGGCTTTAAATTTTATAGAATGGGGTATGCTTCCGCCTTGTCCTGGGTGCTGTTCGTGCTCATCCTTGTCGTCACGGCCATTATTTTTAAAACATCGAAATATTGGACGTACTACGAAGATGGAGGTGGGGCCAAATGACAACTGTGATATCCAGAAGTCAGCTTCGCACCGGTGTAACAATCGTTTTTTTATCAATCTCTGCGCTAATCATGATTTATCCGCTAATATGGCTGTTCTTCGCTTCCTTTAAGCCGAATAACGAAATTTTCGGATCGCTTCAGCTGCTGCCGAAGCATATTGTGTGGGACTCCTATAAGAATGGCTGGAAAGGAAGCGGGCAATTCACGTTCGGTGTGTTCTTATTGAATACGATCAAAATGGTCGTGCCGGTCGTTCTATTTACAGTATTGTCCAGCACGGTTGTCGCATATGGCTTTGCCAGATTTCAGTTTGTGTTGAAAAATGTGTTCTTCGCGATCATGATTTCGACGCTCATGCTGCCGAATGCGGTGATCATTATTCCGCGATTTATTTTGTTCAAGGAGTTCGGCTGGCTAAACAGTTATTTACCGTTTACCATGCCAGCCCTGTTCGCTTGTTATCCGTTCTTTATTTTCATGATGGTTCAATTCTTTCGTGGATTGCCGAGAGAGCTGGACGAATCTGCAACGATTGACGGCTGCAATTCCTTCGGAATTTTAACGAGGATTTTAATGCCGCTTTGTAAGCCGGCAATTTTCTCCGCTGCGATTTTCCAGTTCATCTGGACTTGGAATGATTTCTTCAATTCACTAATCTACATTAATAGTGTAAAAAAGTTTACGCTTGCCCTAGGTCTTCGGATGTCGCTCGATGTGAGTTCGGCAGCCAAGTGGAATGAAGTTATGGCGATGTCGATGGTCGCAATTATTCCTTGTGTTCTGATCTTCTTTTTCTCACAGAAGTATTTCGTCGAGGGGATCGCTACGACCGGATTGAAAGGTTAAAATTAGAAGCGTCAGCAAGCAGAAGACTCTGCTTGCTGGCGTTTTTTTACATGGAAAAAAGCTGCAAAATGTGCGCAATGAACACGTACGTTCAACAGCTTTTGTCTCTCTTACAAAGCTTGCATCTTCATATACTCAATGCCGCAAAGCAATACGATACCGATCCCATGTGTGTCATTAAGGATCCAGTTCAATTCATTCTTGTAGTACAGTGGTGTAAAGGAGTATCCCGAGCCTCGGCAGACGCCGTACACGTTGCCTGATTTATCGATGGCTAGCTTGGTCAAGCCTTCCCAGGCACGGCGGGCCGCTCCCGCATAGAGCTCAGGCTGATCAAGCCAGCCATATCGAATACCACGGCAAAATGCATAAGTAAACATCGCTGTGCAGGAGGCTTCTTCATAAGAAGTGTGGTCCGTCAAAATTTGGTGCCATAAGCCGTTGGCTCCTTGCAGCTTCAGATAACCATCTGCTAATGTCCGGAAGAAATCAATGAGCTCACCACGGAGTTCATGGGTTTCAGGCAGCACGGCAAGCAGTTCTGATAGCGAAAACAATACCCACCCATTACCACGGCCCCAAGGAATGTAGGTCGATGTCTCGTACTTGAAATCATACACATGGGACATGATATTGTGTTCCGGGATAAAGAGATAGTTTTTGAATAGCATAAACTGCCTGGCTGCATTGGTGATATAGCTAAGATCTCCAGTCATTTCATAATACCGACATAAGAACGGTGTACTCATATATAAATCATCGGCCCATAATGTATTTTCCTGATATTCACCTGAACGCTGTCGATAAAAGGCGCCGTCTTCTTTGCGCTCTTGCTGATACAACATGTAATTCCCCAATTTGTGTGCTAAGCGGCGAATCGTCGGATCGTCGGCTTCCCTATTCACTTCCAGCATGGCGGAGCCGAATGACCCGCAATCGTCGAGCATGTTCAGTTCAACTAGCTGATGATTAATGGCAGGGCTGCCGTAGCGCACTTTATCCCATAGTGAATAGGCATATAAATTCGTGCAGGACTGGACATGCTCGATGACATACTGAACGAGGTCTTGACGCCCGAGCTCTCTTCCTGTCTGCAATAAGCCATACAGGGTTACGCCTAAAGGATAGTTCCATTTGGCGTGCCGCTCATTTTCAAGATATGGGCGCACGAAACAATCGGTTTCTCCGGTTCGCCAATATTGCGCGTTGGATAGATCATCTTCTGCCGACGAAGGACTTATGAAGAGCCGTTGCAAGGTACGCATCTTTTCTGGACTTTCCATTCGTTCTGTGAAAGGGCCTGCGTACAACCAGCGAGAAGCTGTGCCATGAACATGTGTAGGCAACAGCAAAGGAAGTGGGCTGCCTGTCTGCGTAATATCGAGCGTGAAACGCCAAGCCTGCGCATGTCGGGTGATCTCGATGAGACAATCATGACGTCCGCGTGGTACGGTGTACGTGACAGTGGATGAGCCTCCGGCATCCAGCTCAGCAGCCAGAGATTGGTCCAACCATAGGCGGAGCTTGCCAGTGGAGGAGAGGTGAATCTGACATGTCTCATCGGCATGGCTGTCGAGGGTAAAAGAGGTCCAGGCGTAGGCAACATCGCCGGACTCCGTGCTGAACAGCTCTTGCAGATCCGCACCACTCTCGGCAGCTATCGGTGGCTGAAGGAGCGGCAGCCATGTTACGTTATGCTGTCTTTCGATATCGCTCTGCAAACTGTGAAAGCAGGGCAACTGGTGATCTGGGAAGCAATCTTCGGCGACGGGCGATGAGTATGCCCAGCCACCCATGCCACTACGCTCTGTAAAAGGCGAGAGGTAGTGCAGTGGAAACCACTTGCCATTGCTCGATCCAAATTGACAGCCGAAGCCAGAGGCGGTTTTTAGAAGCTTGATGAAAAAGGCATTCCAGCCTTTGCGAAGCGATGCTTGAAATGTTTTCCGATGGTGTATATTGACATCGTCATCCATCGTTGATTTATACAGCAGCGCATTGTTTAAATAAATACGCACAGGCCCGTAACAGCTTAAGGATAACTCAATCGTTCCCTCCTGTTCGCTGTAAAGGCCGGCGAAAGCGTAGCCGTAGCTCCCGAAAGCCGCATCCGAAAATTTGGCATTGAGATTCATATCATACCGGCCGTCCTCCATCTGTTTAAAACTGTCCTGGTGAATGGTCCTGAATGTAAAACCATGAGCCGGGTTTGAACCGAGATAAGCGTTGGCAATCGTTGCAATCGCATGAGATGGCTGGTGGCCTTGCTTAAAAAAAATGCTCTCTTCACGAGCGAAATAAGTGGTCAACCGTGTTCAATCCCTTCCTGTCGGATTATGAGTGAGAATTGTTAAGGATAACATTATCGTAACAGCGCTTATGGACGGAGGTAAGGCGGGCGGCTTGAGATAAACTATCATTAATTTGGAGGTTTTTCGGACAGGTCAATTTAAGATATAAACGTGTCAACTGAAGATAGAATTGAGGGCGTTGTGGCTTGACGATATTTTGAAAACTACGGTATAGTTTGTGTACGACTTTCGTGCGGAAAAGGCTCCAAACATCACGATGGGCACACGAAATCCCTTTGAAATGGAAACGATTACATTTACTGATGCTGCTGAAAGAATGGAAGGTGAACAAGCATGTACAAGCTGCTAATTGCAGACGATGATTATGAAATTCGGAATGGTTTGTGCAGGTATTTCCCATGGGATGTTGTAGGTTTTCATGTTGTCGGCAGTGTTGAGAATGGCAAAGAAGCTTTGGATTTCATCAAGCGGCACGATGTTGATGTAATACTCTGTGATATCAAGATGCCGATTATGTCCGGTATTGAACTCGCTTCCGAGCTTAGCAGCTTGAATTCGAAGGTGAACATTATTTTTTTTAGCGCTTACAAGGATTTCATCTACGCGCAGAAGGCGCTGGAAAACGGTGTTCGACGCTACATTCTGAAGTCAACGAACTATCAGGAACTCATTCAAGCTTTTACCCATATCAAAGAAGAATTGGATCAGCAGCACCACTCGGCTGCCAAGCAAGGTCAGGATATGTCAGGGAAAATCATTGCGACCATCAAAGCGCATGTGGCCACGCATTATCGGGATGCTACGCTGGAGGAATTGGCGAAGCTAGTTCATATGAATCCGGACTATTTGAGCAAATTTTTTAAAAAGAACGCAGGGATGCTGTTCTCCGAATATTTGACACATGTGCGGATGGAGCAGGCTGCGAATTATTTGAACGATATTCAGTATAAGACGTATGAGATCAGCGATATGGTTGGGTATAGCAACTCATTTAACTTTACGCGAGCCTTTAAAAATTACTTCGGCATGACTCCCCGTGATTTCCGCAACCAGAAGGATGGCAGTGAGCATTTGGAGAGTTCGTTCGAATGAGGAAAACATTTTTCACCAAATACTTGGTTCGTTTAATGCTCCCGCTCCTTGTCCCGCTATTTCTGTTGGGCAGCTTCGCGATTTTGATTTCACAAAATTACATGAAGAAAGAGATCAACACCAGCAATGAGCGTATGATGGAGCAGGCGAAAAATTCGGTGGAGTCGATCTTCCAAGTCAGTGATCCGATCTACTACACGCTGAACTTGAATTCGCGCTTGATTTCCAGCTTGAAGCTGATTATGCGAAGTCCTAATTTGCAGCCTGTGGATTCCGATAATTTTGTAACCTTCATGAATATGTTGAATCCACCGGCTAATATTAAGCCAGTCGTTCATTCCATTTATATTTATTTGAACAATGATGGTGGTAAATTTCTGGCCTCGAATGAAGGACTGACTTCATTGGATACATACTATGACACTTCGTGGTACTACTTTCTAGAGCGTATTCCGAAAGATGTCAATGTATTTGTTGAGAATCGGATGGTTCGAAGGTTTGAGAATCAGGATACGTCACTTGTCACCGTTTTTCGGAAATTCTCTTCTCCGGGTTCGAGCAAGCCTGAGGGCTATATCATTATGAACCTCAAAACGGAGGGGTTGGCGAACATGCTCAGGGAGCTGCTCTATTTTCCGCATCAATCGTTGTTTCTGCTGCAGCAGGACGGTCATAAAGTGGCTAGATCTGATCGGGAGGCCGCGAGCGATGAGTGGATTACTGTGAAAGAGTTACTGGACTCCCCTCAGCGGTTTGAGGTGGCAGCAGCGGATAACTCTTACATGGTTTCGAGCCAACGATCGGAAAATTATGGGATTACTTACGTGTCAGCAACGCCGAAATCGTACTTTTACCAGCTGCCGATTAGACTCGTTTATTTGACGGTTGTGCTGCTAACCATTTCGTTTGTGCTAGCTTTACTTCTGGTCTATTACTTGTCCAAAAGGAACTACAACAGTCTTCTCACCATTGTTCGAACGATTGAAAATGGGGAGAA
Above is a genomic segment from Paenibacillus sp. HWE-109 containing:
- a CDS encoding sensor histidine kinase, translated to MRKTFFTKYLVRLMLPLLVPLFLLGSFAILISQNYMKKEINTSNERMMEQAKNSVESIFQVSDPIYYTLNLNSRLISSLKLIMRSPNLQPVDSDNFVTFMNMLNPPANIKPVVHSIYIYLNNDGGKFLASNEGLTSLDTYYDTSWYYFLERIPKDVNVFVENRMVRRFENQDTSLVTVFRKFSSPGSSKPEGYIIMNLKTEGLANMLRELLYFPHQSLFLLQQDGHKVARSDREAASDEWITVKELLDSPQRFEVAAADNSYMVSSQRSENYGITYVSATPKSYFYQLPIRLVYLTVVLLTISFVLALLLVYYLSKRNYNSLLTIVRTIENGEKGLPVPELPGRVTDEYSYILQRTVKRFIEQRYLQVQLSEKKYKLKAMEMMALQSNINPHFLANTLRTVFWKSMDLTGGHNEVSGMIDHLSEVVQYSISDSDKTVTLKEEIYHTNHYIQILNVRYRGKFHFSWEFEESLTASRVMKLLFQPIIENAIYHGIKESNRFGYIKVRLRRKGDMLHIAIIDTGIGMRKERLQQVRKGLHREETGGHIGIYNTYKRLQLNHGDIFSFAIFSKYGWGTVIRMEFPILTEGTEAEVFEQTI
- a CDS encoding carbohydrate ABC transporter permease codes for the protein MNVSLSKIAKRNVGLLYIAPWLIGFLVLQLYPFGASLMYSFTNYSITNVPKFVGLDNYIAMFTKDNNFYKSLSTTIAYVFISVPMKLIFALMVALLLNVKLKMVNLYRTLFYLPSILGGSVAVSILWRFLFMKEGMVNRLLDTVHLPAINWLGSPKIALFTLSLLSVWQFGSSMVLFLAGLKQVPSELYEAGRVDGASKFRMFFTITLPLITPIVFFNIIMQLVNAFQDFTGAFVVTNGGPMNSTYLFALKLYDEGFKFYRMGYASALSWVLFVLILVVTAIIFKTSKYWTYYEDGGGAK
- a CDS encoding carbohydrate ABC transporter permease, with the translated sequence MTTVISRSQLRTGVTIVFLSISALIMIYPLIWLFFASFKPNNEIFGSLQLLPKHIVWDSYKNGWKGSGQFTFGVFLLNTIKMVVPVVLFTVLSSTVVAYGFARFQFVLKNVFFAIMISTLMLPNAVIIIPRFILFKEFGWLNSYLPFTMPALFACYPFFIFMMVQFFRGLPRELDESATIDGCNSFGILTRILMPLCKPAIFSAAIFQFIWTWNDFFNSLIYINSVKKFTLALGLRMSLDVSSAAKWNEVMAMSMVAIIPCVLIFFFSQKYFVEGIATTGLKG
- a CDS encoding glycoside hydrolase family 88/105 protein, which codes for MTTYFAREESIFFKQGHQPSHAIATIANAYLGSNPAHGFTFRTIHQDSFKQMEDGRYDMNLNAKFSDAAFGSYGYAFAGLYSEQEGTIELSLSCYGPVRIYLNNALLYKSTMDDDVNIHHRKTFQASLRKGWNAFFIKLLKTASGFGCQFGSSNGKWFPLHYLSPFTERSGMGGWAYSSPVAEDCFPDHQLPCFHSLQSDIERQHNVTWLPLLQPPIAAESGADLQELFSTESGDVAYAWTSFTLDSHADETCQIHLSSTGKLRLWLDQSLAAELDAGGSSTVTYTVPRGRHDCLIEITRHAQAWRFTLDITQTGSPLPLLLPTHVHGTASRWLYAGPFTERMESPEKMRTLQRLFISPSSAEDDLSNAQYWRTGETDCFVRPYLENERHAKWNYPLGVTLYGLLQTGRELGRQDLVQYVIEHVQSCTNLYAYSLWDKVRYGSPAINHQLVELNMLDDCGSFGSAMLEVNREADDPTIRRLAHKLGNYMLYQQERKEDGAFYRQRSGEYQENTLWADDLYMSTPFLCRYYEMTGDLSYITNAARQFMLFKNYLFIPEHNIMSHVYDFKYETSTYIPWGRGNGWVLFSLSELLAVLPETHELRGELIDFFRTLADGYLKLQGANGLWHQILTDHTSYEEASCTAMFTYAFCRGIRYGWLDQPELYAGAARRAWEGLTKLAIDKSGNVYGVCRGSGYSFTPLYYKNELNWILNDTHGIGIVLLCGIEYMKMQAL
- a CDS encoding ABC transporter substrate-binding protein codes for the protein MKMMSGKMLGMACLVALSATLAGCGDSGTTSTATTSPAGAETQTAKPADSGKQVTLRFSWWGSDVRHKATLAAIDAYTKLNPNVKIEGEYQGYDGYQQKIMTQIAGGSAPDIMQLDYPWLSDLSAQGDIFVDLSKESAVDLTQFPKKILDEYDSVKGKLVSLPMGTNGFGTMINKAFFDKNGLDKNTQWTWEKLIEEGEKLNQKSKNQFLFAIEPGTTTGGLGEFVLNEYLYSKNGTYWVSNDPAIKASKEDIAQGLSVMKKLFDSGAAQPLGDAALFSGKMEQNPKWVNAEMGMTLDWSSTVGKYKAAAGDGKFAVGMPIFAKDGKAQAVKTKPSMIVSVNKKSANAQEAVKFVNWLLNSKDASLILLDTRSIPTSDSAKKALVEANKIDSDIAKMVDSALKNPASSPPTVQNNPEVADIIRDICEKVVYGNLTPDKGAEQLMQRVQDKFKDIK
- a CDS encoding response regulator transcription factor, whose translation is MYKLLIADDDYEIRNGLCRYFPWDVVGFHVVGSVENGKEALDFIKRHDVDVILCDIKMPIMSGIELASELSSLNSKVNIIFFSAYKDFIYAQKALENGVRRYILKSTNYQELIQAFTHIKEELDQQHHSAAKQGQDMSGKIIATIKAHVATHYRDATLEELAKLVHMNPDYLSKFFKKNAGMLFSEYLTHVRMEQAANYLNDIQYKTYEISDMVGYSNSFNFTRAFKNYFGMTPRDFRNQKDGSEHLESSFE